The sequence GCTGACGGCGGCGATGTCCAGGCCGGTCTCGCGGTCGGTGTGGTCGGTGGCGGCCACGAGTGCGGTCAGCGAGGGTTGGGAGGTGGTGCCCGACATCGAGGCGGCCGCGCCGTCGACGGCGTCGACACCGGCCTCGATCGCGGCGGTGAGGGTGGCGAGCTGGCCGCCGGGGGTGTCGTGGGTGTGCAGGTGCACGGGGAGGTCGAAGCGCTCACGCAGGGCGGTGACCAGGCGACGGGCGGCCGGTGCGCGCAGCAGGCCGGCCATGTCCTTGATCGCCAGCACGTGGGCGCCCGCGTCGACGATCTGCTCGGCCAGCCGGAGGTAGTAGTCGAGGGTGTAGAGCTCCTCGCGCGGGTCGGAGAGGTCGCCGGTGTAGCACAGGGCGACCTCGGCCACCGCCTGGTCGGTGGCGCGGACCGCCTCGATGGCGGGCCGCATCTGGGAGACGTCGTTGAGGGCGTCGAAGATGCGGAACACGTCCATCCCGGTCGCCACCGCCTCCTCGACGAAGGCGTTGGTGACGTCGGTGGGGTAGGGGGTGTAGCCCACCGTGTTGCGTCCGCGCAGCAGCATCTGGAGGCACACGTTCGGCAGCGCCTCACGCAGGTCGGCCAGCCGCTCCCACGGGTCCTCGTGCAGGAACCGGAGCGCGACGTCGTACGTCGCTCCGCCCCAGGCCTCCACGGACCATAGCTCGGGCGTCATCCGCGCCACGTGCCCGGCGGCGCCGAGGAGGTCGAAGCTGCGCACCCGCGTCGCGAGCAGGCTCTGGTGGGCGTCGCGGAACGTGGTGTCGGTGACCCCGACCCGGTCCTGCTCCCGCAGCGCCCGGGCGAAGCCGTCGGGTCCGAGGTCGAGCAGCTGCTGCCGGCTGCCCTCGGGCGGGGTGGTCGACAGGTCGATCTCGGGCAGCTTGTCGGCCGGACGCACCGTGACCGGCGGCTCGCCGTGGGGCTTGTTGACGGTGACGTCGGCGAGGTAGTTGAGCAGCTTCGACCCGCGGTCGGCCGGTGGCCGCGCCGTGAGGAGGTACTGGTGGTCCTCGATGAAGGACGTGGTGACCGCGCCACGGGTGAAGTCGGGGTCGGCCAACAGGGCCTGGAGGAACCCGAGGTTGGTCGCCACGCCGCGGATCTTGAACTCCGCCAGCGCGCGGCGCGCCTTCTCCGTCGCCGCCGCGTGGTCCCGCCCGCGGCAGGTGAGCTTGGCCAGCATCGAGTCGAAGTGCGGGCTGACCTCCGCGCCGGTGTGGACCGTGCCGCCGTCGATGCGGACGCCGGGCCCACCCGGCGATCGGTAGTTGGTGATCGTGCCGGTGTCGGGCCGGAACTCGTTCGCCGGGTCCTCGGTGGTGATGCGGCACTGCAGCGCTGCGCCCCGCAGCGTGATGTCGGCCTGGGCCAGCCCGAGGTCGGCCAACCTCGCACCGGCCGCGATCCGCAGTTGCGCCTGCACCAGGTCGATGCCGGTGACCTCCTCGGTCACGGTGTGCTCGACCTGGATCCGGGGATTCATCTCGATGAAGACGTGGCGACCCGAGGAGTCCACCAAGAACTCCACCGTGCCGGCGTTGCGGTAGCCGATGGCGCTCGCCAGCTTCACCGCGTCCGCACAGATCCGGTCCCGCAGGTCGGCGTCGAGGTGGGGAGCCGGCGCGATCTCCACGACCTTCTGGTGGCGCCGCTGCACCGAGCAGTCCCGCTCGTACAGGTGCACCACCCCGTCGGGGCCCGTGCCGTCGGCCAGGACCTGCACCTCGATGTGCCGCGGCTCCACGACCGCCTGCTCCACGAAGACCGTCGGGTCACCGAACGCCGCCTCACCCTCGCGCATGCAGGCCTCGATCGCCTCGCGCAGGTCGGCGGGGTCCTCCACCCGGCGCATGCCGCGCCCACCGCCACCGGCGACCGCCTTGACGAACACCGGGAACGGCAGCTCGGCGGCCTCCCGCGTCAGCGCCTCCGCGTCGGTGGTCGGGTCGACCCCCTCCAGCGTCGGTACGCCGGCCTCCCGTGCCGCCGCGATCGCGCGCGACTTGTTGCCGGTCAGGGTCAGCACCTCCGCCGACGGCCCCACGAAGGTCAGGCCCGCCTCCGCGCACGCCTCGGCCAGCTCGGGGTTCTCCGAGAGGAAGCCGTACCCGGGATAGACCGCGTCGGCCCCGCACTGCACCGCCGTCGTGACGATGGCCTGCGGGTCCAGGTAGCTGCGCACCGGGTGGCCGCGCTCACCGATCTCGTACGCCTCGTCCGCACGCAGCCGGTGCTCGGACCACCGGTCCTCGTGCGGGAAGACGGCCACGGTCCGCGCGCCCAGCTCGTAGGCAGCACGGAACCCGCGGATGGCGATCTCGCCACGGTTGGCGACCAGCACCTTGGAGAACATGCCCGCCAGCCTAGGAGAGACCTGTGTCACCCGTGTGTCCTCCACCGTGCGACGGCCGGACCCGGCCACCGGCGGAGCGGTCAGGCAGCGGTGGGCTCCCGGTCACGCCACCACGCGACGGTCGCGCGGACGGCGTCCGCGAACGGCGTGGGCTGCAGGCCGAGGCGCCGCTCGCTCCGGGAGGAGTCCAGCACCCACGGTCCGGTGAACTGGTGGGCGAGTTCGGCCACCTCGCGGGTGTCGCGGTGCACCGACCCCAGGGCGCGCACCAACCAACCGGGGGCGGCGCTGGCGCGAGGGCTCGGCGCACCCGCGGCAGCCGCGAACGCCTCGACCAGCTCCCGCTGGGTGACCGGGGGCCCGGTTGGGGCGTGCAGGAAGGAGTCCCACAGGTCCGGCGTGGCGGCGGCACGGATCATCGCGGCGGCGAGGTCGGGCACGTAGGTGAAGGAGTGCGGCTGGTCCTGGCTGCCGATCACCCACAGCCGCTTGCCGGCGAGCAGTGTCGGGACCATGCGCTCACCGGCGTGGGCGGTGATGACCCGTGGGCCGAAGAAGTCCGAGGCCGCCACGCTGACGGTCGGTGTCGTCGAGGCCTCCCGTGCGCGGAGCAGCGCGGCACGCACTCCCTGCTTGCCGCGGGTCGCGGTGCGGGGGAGGTCCTCGGTGATCGGCCCGTCCACCTCGCCGTAGGCGTAGAGGCTCTCGGGGAACACGGCCACGGCACCGGCGCGCCCCGCCGCGGCCAGCACGCCCTGCTCGGTGGCGGGCAGTTCGGCGCGCCAGGCCGCGGCGTCGTAGCGCGAGGCGTGGATGCAGTGGTGCACGGCGACGGCGCCGTCGAACGCCTCGTCGAGCGCGTCGGGTCGGGACACGTCGAGGCGGCGTCGCTCGATCAGGGGATGCTCGGGGCCGTTGCCGGAGCGGGTCAGCAGTCGCACCCGGTGGTGCTGCTCGGCCAACTGGGTCGCGACGGTGCTGCCGACGGGGCCGGCGCCGGTGACGACGTGGATCGGGGTCATGGTTCCTCCTGCGGATCGGTGGGGGAGAGCGGTGCTCTCTCATCGATTCTGGAGGGACCCGCTCCGAAAAACAAGAGCAGTGCTCACTAATGTTGACACCGCTCCGCATCACACCGACGATGGGCCGATGACGACCCCGCGACAGCGCGCCCGCGAGCAGACCATGCGCGACATCGTCCGGATCGGGCGCGCCCAGCTCGCCGACCACGGCGCCGCCGCCCTGTCGCTTCGGGCGGTCGCCCGCGAGCTCGGCGTCGTCTCCTCGGCGGTCTACCGCTACGTCGCGGACCGTGACGCGCTGCTCACGCTGCTGGTGGTCGACGGGTACGACGAGCTCGGCGACGCGGTCGACGCGGCGCTCGAGGGCGAGCCCGGCGGGCACCGCGACCGGTTCCTCGCCCTCGGGCGTGCCGTGAGGGAGTGGGCGCTGGCCGAGCCCGCGACGTACGCGCTGCTCTTCGGCTCGCCCGTGCCGGGCTACGCCGCGCCGGCCGAGCGGACCGTCGCCCCGGGCACCCGGGTGCCCGCCGCGATGCTCGGCATCGCCGCCGACGCCCATGCTGCGGGGGAGTTGGCGCTACCGTCGGAGCCGGACGAGGACCCCGGCGGCGCGCTCAGTACCGGGCTCCACGGGATCCGTGAGCAGTTCGGGTTCGAGCTCCCCGACGCAGCACTCCGTCGTGGCGTCCTGGTGTGGGCGTCGCTGTTCGGCTGCGTCAGCTTCGAGCTCTTCGGCCAGTACGGTCCCGACGCCTTCGGCGACCCCGCCA comes from Nocardioides panacisoli and encodes:
- a CDS encoding pyruvate carboxylase, whose protein sequence is MFSKVLVANRGEIAIRGFRAAYELGARTVAVFPHEDRWSEHRLRADEAYEIGERGHPVRSYLDPQAIVTTAVQCGADAVYPGYGFLSENPELAEACAEAGLTFVGPSAEVLTLTGNKSRAIAAAREAGVPTLEGVDPTTDAEALTREAAELPFPVFVKAVAGGGGRGMRRVEDPADLREAIEACMREGEAAFGDPTVFVEQAVVEPRHIEVQVLADGTGPDGVVHLYERDCSVQRRHQKVVEIAPAPHLDADLRDRICADAVKLASAIGYRNAGTVEFLVDSSGRHVFIEMNPRIQVEHTVTEEVTGIDLVQAQLRIAAGARLADLGLAQADITLRGAALQCRITTEDPANEFRPDTGTITNYRSPGGPGVRIDGGTVHTGAEVSPHFDSMLAKLTCRGRDHAAATEKARRALAEFKIRGVATNLGFLQALLADPDFTRGAVTTSFIEDHQYLLTARPPADRGSKLLNYLADVTVNKPHGEPPVTVRPADKLPEIDLSTTPPEGSRQQLLDLGPDGFARALREQDRVGVTDTTFRDAHQSLLATRVRSFDLLGAAGHVARMTPELWSVEAWGGATYDVALRFLHEDPWERLADLREALPNVCLQMLLRGRNTVGYTPYPTDVTNAFVEEAVATGMDVFRIFDALNDVSQMRPAIEAVRATDQAVAEVALCYTGDLSDPREELYTLDYYLRLAEQIVDAGAHVLAIKDMAGLLRAPAARRLVTALRERFDLPVHLHTHDTPGGQLATLTAAIEAGVDAVDGAAASMSGTTSQPSLTALVAATDHTDRETGLDIAAVSALEPYWEAVRRIYAPFESGLAAPTGRVYHHEIPGGQLSNLRQQAVALGLGEKFEQVEETYAAANDILGNIVKVTPSSKVVGDLALSLVGIGADPADFAENPGDYDIPDSVIGFLHGELGDPPGDWPEPFRSRALEGRSWTPSAADLTDDERHGLDTDRRRTLNQLLFPGPTKELEAAREQFGDVTVIPTAEYLYGLQSGVEHRIELAEGVTLLLGLEAVSEPDERGFRTVMCTLNGQLRPVSVRDRSVSADVTDAEKADPGQPGHIAAPFQGAVTIQVEQGQHVAAGDTIATIEAMKMEASITTPTDGTVSRLAFETTRPVEGGDLIAVVE
- a CDS encoding NAD-dependent epimerase/dehydratase family protein, whose translation is MTPIHVVTGAGPVGSTVATQLAEQHHRVRLLTRSGNGPEHPLIERRRLDVSRPDALDEAFDGAVAVHHCIHASRYDAAAWRAELPATEQGVLAAAGRAGAVAVFPESLYAYGEVDGPITEDLPRTATRGKQGVRAALLRAREASTTPTVSVAASDFFGPRVITAHAGERMVPTLLAGKRLWVIGSQDQPHSFTYVPDLAAAMIRAAATPDLWDSFLHAPTGPPVTQRELVEAFAAAAGAPSPRASAAPGWLVRALGSVHRDTREVAELAHQFTGPWVLDSSRSERRLGLQPTPFADAVRATVAWWRDREPTAA
- a CDS encoding TetR/AcrR family transcriptional regulator codes for the protein MTTPRQRAREQTMRDIVRIGRAQLADHGAAALSLRAVARELGVVSSAVYRYVADRDALLTLLVVDGYDELGDAVDAALEGEPGGHRDRFLALGRAVREWALAEPATYALLFGSPVPGYAAPAERTVAPGTRVPAAMLGIAADAHAAGELALPSEPDEDPGGALSTGLHGIREQFGFELPDAALRRGVLVWASLFGCVSFELFGQYGPDAFGDPATLFERHLARLAEGMGLA